A window of Neisseria canis contains these coding sequences:
- a CDS encoding 50S ribosome-binding protein YggL, with the protein MNARQRKKFYVGEYQNLVFSVRGSLMPEYQSAAYFEQFINDVIDWVHANSMCLVSGGTAENFFIMFDHTKHPPHNITPMQRQMLIEWLVARKDMQHLRAGKLIDGFYGDETEYNQCNQIHK; encoded by the coding sequence ATGAACGCCCGCCAACGCAAAAAATTTTATGTGGGCGAATATCAAAACCTGGTTTTCAGCGTGCGCGGCAGCCTGATGCCGGAATATCAAAGCGCAGCATATTTTGAACAGTTTATCAATGACGTAATAGATTGGGTGCACGCAAACTCAATGTGCCTGGTAAGCGGAGGTACGGCGGAAAACTTTTTCATCATGTTCGACCATACCAAACACCCGCCGCACAACATCACGCCGATGCAACGGCAAATGTTGATTGAATGGCTGGTTGCACGAAAAGATATGCAACACCTACGCGCCGGCAAATTGATTGACGGTTTTTACGGTGATGAAACCGAATACAATCAATGCAATCAAATTCATAAATAA
- the glyQ gene encoding glycine--tRNA ligase subunit alpha, whose product MLTFQQIIFKLQNFWAERGCTVLQPFDMEVGAGTSHPATCLRALGPEPWYAAYVQPSRRPKDGRYGDNPNRLQHYYQFQVALKPAPADIQEQYLDSLRELGIDPQVHDIRFVEDDWENPTLGAWGLGWEVWLNGMEVTQFTYFQQVGGIDCTPVLGEITYGIERLAMYLQGVENVYDLVWSKTPDGQTITYGDVYHQNEVEQSTYNFEYANVELLLQNFNNFEAEAKRLLEVEDTSLALPAYEMVLKAGHTFNLLDARGAISVTERATYIGRIRTLSRIVAQKFVESREQLGFPLIKNKAA is encoded by the coding sequence ATGCTTACCTTCCAACAAATTATCTTCAAACTGCAAAATTTCTGGGCCGAACGCGGCTGCACCGTTTTACAACCCTTCGATATGGAAGTCGGCGCCGGCACCAGCCACCCCGCCACCTGCCTGCGCGCATTAGGCCCCGAGCCGTGGTATGCCGCTTACGTACAACCCAGCCGCCGCCCCAAAGACGGCCGCTACGGCGACAACCCCAACCGCCTGCAACACTATTACCAATTTCAGGTGGCCTTAAAACCCGCTCCGGCCGACATTCAAGAACAATACCTTGATTCACTGCGCGAACTGGGCATCGACCCGCAAGTTCACGATATCCGCTTTGTCGAAGACGACTGGGAAAACCCCACCCTCGGCGCTTGGGGTTTGGGCTGGGAAGTATGGCTCAACGGCATGGAAGTGACCCAATTTACCTATTTCCAACAAGTCGGCGGCATCGACTGCACACCCGTTTTAGGCGAAATCACCTACGGCATCGAACGCCTCGCCATGTATCTGCAAGGCGTGGAAAACGTATATGACTTGGTATGGTCCAAAACTCCCGACGGCCAAACCATCACTTACGGCGACGTTTACCACCAAAACGAAGTGGAACAATCCACCTATAATTTTGAATACGCCAACGTCGAACTCCTGCTGCAAAACTTCAACAACTTCGAAGCCGAAGCCAAGCGTTTGCTTGAAGTGGAAGACACCTCGCTGGCACTGCCCGCCTACGAAATGGTACTCAAAGCCGGCCACACCTTTAACCTGCTCGATGCCCGCGGCGCCATTTCCGTAACCGAACGCGCCACTTACATAGGCCGCATACGCACTTTGAGCCGGATTGTGGCGCAAAAGTTTGTGGAGAGCAGAGAGCAATTGGGTTTCCCGCTGATTAAGAACAAAGCTGCGTAA
- a CDS encoding OmpA family protein, producing the protein MADNNDDHKEQRIGLWIAGGAAALSVLSILFYAVYGWESGKIEGSPKYGQAASETVQVVAASGAAASETVVETVLPASAETVVVAASAASSPSGQALAETPADPVPASVAADSANVIVENGIVKFYFATGKADLAANAEEALKDVLAGVKEGRKAVISGFNDSTGSDAVNAELSKRRAFAVRNALLGFGVPESQIELRKPENTEAGKGNDAEARRVEVVLE; encoded by the coding sequence ATGGCTGACAATAATGATGATCACAAAGAACAACGTATCGGTTTATGGATAGCAGGCGGCGCGGCGGCTTTGTCTGTGTTGTCGATTCTGTTTTATGCGGTTTACGGTTGGGAGAGCGGTAAAATCGAAGGTTCTCCGAAATATGGCCAAGCGGCTTCCGAAACGGTTCAGGTGGTGGCAGCTTCCGGCGCTGCTGCAAGTGAAACGGTGGTGGAAACCGTTTTGCCTGCATCTGCGGAAACTGTGGTGGTAGCGGCATCGGCTGCCAGCAGCCCGAGTGGGCAGGCTTTAGCCGAAACACCGGCCGATCCTGTTCCTGCATCGGTTGCTGCTGACAGCGCCAACGTTATCGTTGAAAACGGTATTGTCAAATTCTATTTTGCTACCGGTAAAGCCGACTTGGCCGCCAATGCAGAAGAAGCGCTTAAAGACGTGTTGGCTGGTGTGAAAGAGGGCAGAAAGGCGGTAATTTCAGGTTTTAATGACAGCACGGGCAGCGATGCGGTTAACGCGGAATTGTCGAAGCGCCGAGCTTTTGCGGTTCGCAATGCTTTGCTGGGCTTTGGTGTTCCGGAAAGCCAGATTGAATTGCGTAAACCTGAAAACACGGAAGCCGGTAAGGGCAATGATGCTGAGGCGCGTCGTGTGGAAGTGGTGTTGGAGTAA
- a CDS encoding CopD family copper resistance protein, producing MTAYAFAHIVHLFCAVIFVGGVFFETLILSAIHSKQVSRETRKEVENAISRRATRVMPFVVIGVFLSGLVMVHRYTSAFTQPFGSSFSIQLVFKIALALSVLVHFIIAVRKMRRGTLTPAWSKYIHRAVLCHMILIVLLAKTMFYLSW from the coding sequence ATGACAGCCTATGCCTTTGCTCATATCGTCCATTTATTCTGCGCGGTTATTTTTGTCGGCGGCGTGTTTTTTGAAACATTGATACTCAGTGCGATTCACAGCAAACAGGTTTCCCGCGAAACACGCAAAGAAGTCGAAAATGCTATCTCCCGACGCGCCACCCGGGTTATGCCTTTTGTTGTGATCGGCGTGTTTTTATCCGGATTAGTCATGGTTCACCGCTACACTTCTGCTTTCACGCAACCGTTTGGTTCTTCCTTTTCGATACAGCTCGTTTTCAAAATTGCTTTGGCATTAAGCGTTTTGGTGCATTTCATCATTGCAGTCAGAAAAATGAGACGCGGCACATTGACTCCGGCTTGGTCTAAATATATTCACAGAGCAGTCCTATGCCATATGATACTGATTGTGTTGCTGGCAAAAACTATGTTTTATCTGTCTTGGTAA
- the minE gene encoding cell division topological specificity factor MinE: MALIDILFGRKPKTAQVARDRLQIIIAQERVKEQAPDYLPTLQKELLEVLSKYVHVSLDDIRISQEKQNGLDVLELNITLPDQKKES, translated from the coding sequence ATGGCTTTAATTGATATCCTGTTTGGCAGGAAGCCCAAAACCGCACAAGTTGCCCGCGACCGTCTGCAAATCATCATTGCACAAGAGCGGGTAAAAGAGCAAGCTCCCGACTACCTGCCAACCTTGCAAAAAGAATTGCTGGAAGTATTGTCGAAATACGTTCATGTTTCCTTGGATGACATCCGCATTTCCCAAGAAAAACAAAATGGGCTTGATGTGCTTGAATTAAACATCACGCTGCCCGACCAAAAAAAAGAAAGCTGA
- a CDS encoding hydrogen peroxide-inducible genes activator, whose product MTLTELRYIVAVAQERHFGRAAQRCFVSQPTLSIAIKKLEEELAVSLFDRSSSEIITTEAGERIIAQARKVLEEAEIIKHLATEEQNELEGAFKLGLIFTVAPYLLPKLIVSLRETAPKMPLMLDENYTNVLTESLKRGDLDAIIVAEPFHEPGIVSMPLYDEPFFVIVPKGHPFEELDAVSTHQLSEEQVLLLTEGNCMRDQVLDSCSELASRQKIVGLTNTLQGSSINTIRHMVASGLGISVLPATALTENDHMLFSIIPFEGKAPERRIILAYRRNFIRPKALSTIRNAILKSQLAGVTFIKDEAALK is encoded by the coding sequence ATGACCCTGACCGAATTACGCTATATCGTTGCTGTGGCGCAAGAGCGGCACTTCGGTCGCGCCGCGCAGCGCTGTTTTGTCAGCCAACCGACACTTTCTATCGCGATTAAAAAGCTGGAAGAAGAACTGGCAGTGTCTCTGTTTGACCGCAGCAGCAGCGAAATCATCACCACAGAGGCAGGTGAGCGCATTATCGCGCAAGCGCGCAAAGTGCTTGAAGAAGCGGAAATCATCAAACATTTGGCTACGGAAGAGCAAAATGAATTGGAAGGTGCTTTCAAACTTGGTTTGATTTTTACCGTAGCCCCTTATCTTTTGCCCAAGCTGATCGTTTCCCTGCGGGAAACTGCGCCCAAAATGCCTTTGATGCTGGATGAAAATTACACCAATGTCCTCACCGAGTCACTCAAACGCGGCGATTTGGATGCCATTATCGTAGCAGAACCTTTCCATGAGCCGGGCATAGTCAGCATGCCGCTTTATGACGAACCGTTTTTTGTTATCGTTCCTAAAGGGCACCCGTTCGAAGAGCTGGATGCGGTCAGCACACACCAGCTTTCCGAAGAACAAGTATTGCTGCTTACCGAAGGCAACTGCATGCGCGACCAAGTTTTAGATAGCTGTTCGGAGCTTGCTTCCCGCCAAAAGATTGTAGGGCTGACCAACACCTTGCAGGGCAGCTCTATCAATACTATCCGCCACATGGTCGCCAGCGGTTTGGGCATCAGCGTATTGCCGGCAACCGCCTTAACAGAAAACGATCATATGCTGTTCAGCATCATACCGTTCGAAGGCAAGGCTCCTGAGCGCCGTATCATTTTGGCTTACCGCCGAAATTTCATTCGGCCAAAGGCATTGTCAACAATAAGAAACGCTATTTTAAAATCCCAATTAGCAGGTGTAACGTTTATAAAAGACGAAGCAGCGCTTAAATAA
- the dxs gene encoding 1-deoxy-D-xylulose-5-phosphate synthase codes for MSSTPLLDTINLPSDLRCLEKTQLPRLANELREFLLESVSKTGGHFASNLGAVELSIALHYVYNTPDDHLVWDVGHQSYPHKILTGRRNRMHTMRQHGGLAGFPKRSESEYDDFGVGHSSTSIGAALGMAVADKLAGRSNRSVAIIGDGAMTAGQAFEALNNAGDMDVNLLVILNDNEMSISPNVGAFPKYLASNVVRDMHGVLSTIKTQTGKVLDKLPGALEIAQKVEHKIKAIASEGDHIKQSLSLFENFGFEYTGPVDGHNVEQLVDVLREMRSRKGPQLLHVITKKGNGYKLAECDPVKYHAIGKTPAPPEADKPAAPPKPTYTQIFGQWLIDQAQADKRLVAITPAMREGSGLVEFEQRFPERYFDVGIAEQHAVTFAAGLACQGAKPVVAIYSTFLQRAYDQLVHDVALQNLPVMFAVDRAGIVGADGPTHAGVYDLSFLRCIPNMVIAAPSDEAECRLLLSTCYALDVPSVVRYPRGSGNGTTPAANLETVAPGKGIIRRQGEKTAILAFGSMVQPALGAAEKINATVADMRFVKPLDETLILQLAREHDYLVCTEENAEQGGAGSAVLELLAKHKICKPVLLAAIEDTVTEHGDPALLLDQLGLSEAGLTKQIQAWLAN; via the coding sequence ATGAGCAGCACGCCATTACTAGACACCATCAACCTGCCGAGCGACCTGCGTTGTTTGGAAAAAACGCAATTACCCCGGCTTGCCAACGAATTGCGCGAATTCCTGTTAGAAAGCGTGAGCAAAACCGGCGGTCACTTTGCCAGCAATCTCGGCGCCGTAGAGCTTTCCATCGCCCTACATTATGTGTACAACACACCCGACGACCATCTAGTTTGGGATGTCGGCCATCAAAGCTATCCGCATAAAATCCTGACCGGCCGCCGCAACCGGATGCATACCATGCGCCAACACGGCGGTTTGGCCGGCTTTCCCAAACGCAGCGAAAGCGAATACGACGACTTCGGCGTAGGCCATTCATCCACCTCCATCGGTGCTGCATTGGGCATGGCCGTTGCCGATAAACTGGCCGGTCGGAGCAACCGCAGCGTTGCCATAATCGGCGATGGTGCAATGACCGCCGGACAAGCCTTTGAAGCGCTAAACAATGCAGGCGACATGGATGTCAACCTGCTTGTGATTTTGAACGACAACGAAATGTCTATCTCGCCGAATGTAGGCGCGTTTCCCAAATACCTAGCCAGCAATGTCGTGCGCGATATGCACGGCGTATTAAGCACCATTAAAACCCAAACCGGCAAAGTGCTGGATAAATTGCCCGGCGCTTTAGAAATCGCACAAAAAGTCGAACACAAAATCAAAGCCATTGCCAGCGAAGGCGACCACATCAAACAATCGCTTTCCCTCTTTGAAAACTTCGGATTTGAATATACCGGCCCGGTGGACGGCCATAATGTCGAGCAACTGGTTGATGTATTGCGCGAAATGCGCAGCAGAAAAGGCCCCCAGCTTTTGCACGTGATCACCAAAAAAGGCAACGGCTACAAATTGGCTGAATGCGACCCTGTGAAATATCATGCCATCGGCAAAACTCCGGCACCGCCGGAAGCCGATAAACCGGCTGCCCCGCCCAAACCCACCTATACCCAAATTTTCGGCCAATGGCTGATAGATCAAGCCCAAGCCGATAAAAGGTTGGTGGCCATCACGCCTGCCATGCGGGAAGGCAGCGGCTTGGTCGAGTTCGAACAACGCTTTCCCGAGCGCTATTTCGATGTGGGTATTGCCGAACAACACGCCGTAACCTTTGCGGCAGGTTTGGCCTGCCAAGGCGCCAAACCCGTAGTGGCGATTTACTCCACCTTCCTACAACGCGCATATGACCAATTGGTGCATGACGTTGCCTTACAAAACCTGCCAGTCATGTTTGCCGTGGATCGCGCCGGCATTGTCGGTGCCGACGGGCCTACCCATGCAGGCGTATACGATTTGAGCTTCCTGCGCTGCATCCCGAATATGGTCATTGCCGCTCCCAGCGACGAAGCCGAATGCCGCCTTTTGCTTTCCACATGTTACGCATTGGATGTGCCGAGCGTTGTGCGCTACCCGCGTGGTTCCGGCAACGGCACCACTCCCGCCGCAAACCTGGAAACCGTCGCACCGGGCAAAGGCATTATCCGCAGGCAAGGCGAAAAAACCGCCATTCTCGCATTCGGCAGTATGGTGCAGCCCGCCTTAGGCGCAGCGGAAAAAATCAATGCCACCGTAGCCGATATGCGCTTTGTCAAACCGCTTGACGAAACATTGATTCTGCAACTTGCCCGCGAACACGATTACCTCGTCTGCACAGAAGAAAACGCAGAGCAAGGCGGTGCGGGCAGCGCAGTATTAGAGCTTTTGGCAAAACACAAAATCTGCAAACCCGTATTGCTGGCCGCAATCGAAGACACCGTTACCGAGCATGGCGACCCCGCCTTATTGCTTGACCAATTGGGCTTGAGCGAAGCGGGTCTGACCAAGCAGATTCAAGCGTGGCTGGCGAACTAA
- the minD gene encoding septum site-determining protein MinD produces the protein MARIIVVTSGKGGVGKTTTSASIATGLALRGHKTAVIDFDVGLRNLDLIMGCERRVVYDLINVIQGEATLNQALIKDKHCDNLFILPASQTRDKDALTQEGVEKVLNELTEKMDFEYVICDSPAGIETGALMALYFADEAIITTNPEVSSVRDSDRILGILGSKSRKAEKGESVKEHLLITRYSPERVAKGEMLSVQDIQDILRIPLIGVIPESQNVLQASNAGSPVIHQQDAVAAQAYKDVISRLLGENREMRFLDAEKKGFFKRLFGG, from the coding sequence GTGGCAAGAATCATTGTAGTAACTTCAGGTAAAGGCGGCGTAGGTAAAACCACTACCAGCGCCAGCATCGCAACAGGTTTGGCTTTACGCGGCCACAAAACCGCCGTTATCGACTTCGACGTAGGCTTGCGCAACCTTGATCTCATCATGGGCTGCGAACGCCGAGTGGTATACGATTTAATTAACGTTATCCAAGGAGAAGCAACACTCAACCAAGCATTGATTAAAGACAAACATTGCGACAATCTGTTTATCCTGCCCGCTTCGCAAACACGCGACAAAGACGCGCTGACTCAAGAAGGCGTAGAGAAAGTGCTCAACGAGCTTACCGAGAAAATGGATTTCGAATATGTCATCTGCGACTCTCCGGCAGGTATTGAAACCGGTGCATTGATGGCACTTTACTTTGCTGATGAAGCCATCATCACCACGAACCCGGAAGTGTCCAGCGTTCGCGACTCAGACCGCATTTTGGGCATTTTGGGCAGCAAAAGCCGTAAAGCAGAAAAAGGCGAAAGCGTTAAAGAGCATCTGTTAATCACCCGCTACTCGCCGGAGCGCGTTGCAAAAGGCGAGATGCTCTCCGTGCAAGATATCCAAGACATCCTGCGCATTCCGCTAATCGGCGTGATTCCCGAATCGCAAAACGTATTACAGGCTTCCAATGCCGGCTCTCCGGTAATCCACCAGCAAGATGCCGTTGCCGCTCAAGCTTATAAAGACGTAATTTCCCGTTTATTGGGCGAAAACCGCGAAATGCGTTTTCTGGATGCCGAGAAAAAAGGCTTCTTCAAACGCCTGTTCGGAGGTTAA
- the msbA gene encoding lipid A export permease/ATP-binding protein MsbA has translation MIEKLTFGLFTKEDSHNFMRLLKYVRPYKARIIWALLAIFGVAATESYLAAFIAPLVNQGFAAPTTPPELNAASGIIATLQNWKAQFTYMIWGTPEKVWIVPVFFIILILIRGVCRFASTYLMTWVSVMAISHLRRDMFNKMLLLSSKFHQETPSGHVLMNMVQLADQSISNASNVFITLTRDTLIVIGLVCVLLYLNWQLSLIVALMFPLLSLLSRYYRNRLKNIIFSAQQSIGTLNSVVNEVHQGHRVVKLFGGQKQASERFAEVNNTIVRLGKKITQAAAARSPFSELIASLALAVVIFIALWQSQNGYTTIGEFMAFIVAMLQMLSPIKNLANISIPMQTMFLASDGVCQFLDTTPEKDTGTKTLHNVSGHLKFENIDVCYREDSKKALDNFNLDIKPGERVALVGRSGSGKTTVVNLLPRFVEPSAGAVYLDGENIADLTLSNLRAQFALVSQDVFLFDDTLLANVRYGRPEASEEEVLTALKAANLQDLVENSPHGLHQPIGANGSQLSGGQRQRVSIARAILKDAPILLLDEATSALDNESERLVQQALERLMHGRTSIIVAHRLTTIEQADRIIVMDDGHIIEEGTHSELLRKQGYYAALSNMPKSGE, from the coding sequence ATGATAGAAAAACTTACCTTCGGCCTCTTTACGAAAGAAGATTCGCATAACTTTATGCGGCTACTAAAATATGTCCGCCCCTACAAAGCCCGTATCATTTGGGCTTTGCTTGCCATCTTCGGCGTAGCCGCCACCGAAAGCTATTTGGCCGCCTTTATCGCACCCTTAGTGAATCAGGGTTTTGCAGCTCCCACCACACCACCTGAACTCAATGCCGCTAGCGGGATCATCGCCACTCTTCAAAACTGGAAAGCGCAATTTACCTACATGATTTGGGGCACGCCCGAAAAAGTGTGGATTGTGCCGGTATTTTTCATCATTTTAATCTTGATACGCGGTGTATGCCGTTTCGCCAGCACTTATCTGATGACTTGGGTTTCAGTCATGGCCATCAGCCACCTGCGCCGCGACATGTTTAATAAAATGCTGCTCTTATCTTCAAAGTTTCATCAAGAAACACCTTCCGGCCATGTGTTGATGAACATGGTTCAGCTGGCCGATCAATCCATCAGTAACGCCAGCAACGTGTTTATCACGCTCACACGCGACACCCTTATCGTTATCGGTTTGGTGTGCGTGCTGCTTTATCTCAACTGGCAGCTCAGTTTGATAGTTGCACTAATGTTCCCTTTGTTGTCGCTTCTCTCACGCTACTACCGTAACCGACTGAAAAATATTATCTTCAGCGCACAGCAAAGCATCGGTACTCTGAACAGCGTGGTTAACGAGGTTCATCAAGGGCATCGTGTAGTCAAACTTTTCGGCGGGCAGAAACAAGCATCCGAACGCTTTGCCGAAGTCAACAACACCATTGTCCGCTTAGGCAAAAAAATTACCCAAGCCGCCGCCGCACGCTCACCTTTCAGCGAGCTGATTGCCTCTCTTGCCTTAGCCGTGGTGATTTTCATTGCCCTGTGGCAGAGCCAAAACGGCTACACCACCATTGGCGAATTTATGGCCTTTATTGTGGCTATGCTGCAAATGCTCAGCCCCATCAAAAACCTCGCCAACATCAGCATCCCCATGCAAACCATGTTTTTGGCATCAGACGGCGTTTGCCAGTTCTTAGACACCACACCTGAAAAAGACACCGGCACTAAAACCCTACATAATGTTTCAGGCCACCTGAAATTTGAAAACATTGATGTCTGTTATCGTGAAGACAGCAAAAAAGCTTTAGACAACTTCAATTTGGACATTAAGCCCGGCGAACGTGTAGCTTTAGTGGGGCGCTCGGGCAGCGGCAAAACCACCGTTGTAAACCTGCTACCACGCTTTGTGGAACCAAGTGCGGGAGCAGTGTATTTAGACGGTGAAAACATAGCAGACCTGACTCTATCGAACTTGCGTGCACAATTCGCACTCGTATCGCAAGACGTATTTTTATTTGACGACACCCTGTTGGCCAACGTGCGCTACGGCCGCCCAGAAGCAAGCGAAGAAGAAGTATTGACCGCTCTCAAAGCCGCTAATCTGCAAGACTTGGTAGAAAACTCACCTCACGGACTACACCAACCTATCGGAGCCAACGGCAGCCAACTCTCCGGCGGTCAACGGCAACGTGTTTCCATTGCACGCGCTATTTTGAAAGATGCTCCAATTTTGCTTTTAGATGAAGCTACGAGCGCATTAGATAACGAATCCGAACGCTTGGTTCAGCAAGCACTAGAACGCTTAATGCACGGACGTACCAGTATTATCGTCGCCCACCGCCTAACAACTATTGAACAAGCGGATCGTATTATTGTGATGGATGATGGTCATATCATAGAAGAAGGCACACATAGCGAATTGTTACGGAAACAGGGTTACTATGCAGCATTAAGCAACATGCCGAAATCAGGAGAATAG
- the minC gene encoding septum site-determining protein MinC: MNTVFDVKSARLDALALQIHTGDLGKLDQALKQRATQYKELNMPLLLDMQDFEDPADLNVGGIASLIRSHGLVLAGLRHPHEQWNQIASKHGLPFCQIGNPTSSETAPTPIPQPEPVSQSPQATVISKPTVFVSSPIRSGQQVYAENGDLIVTGMVSKGAELIADGNIHIYGPMRGRALAGAAGNRKARIFIHSMQAELVSVAGIYRTFEQDLPPHLNHKSVQVYLQEDRLIISAIDAE; the protein is encoded by the coding sequence ATGAATACCGTTTTTGACGTGAAATCTGCGCGTCTTGATGCCCTCGCGCTACAAATCCACACAGGCGATTTAGGAAAATTAGATCAAGCCTTAAAACAACGGGCGACACAATATAAAGAACTCAACATGCCGCTCCTGCTTGACATGCAGGACTTTGAAGACCCCGCCGACCTCAATGTCGGCGGCATTGCTTCGCTGATTAGAAGCCATGGTTTGGTTCTGGCCGGTCTGCGCCATCCACACGAACAATGGAACCAGATTGCCTCGAAACACGGGCTGCCTTTCTGCCAAATCGGCAATCCCACAAGCTCGGAAACAGCACCTACCCCGATACCCCAGCCCGAGCCTGTTTCACAATCGCCTCAGGCAACCGTCATCAGCAAACCCACCGTTTTCGTTTCCTCGCCCATCCGGTCAGGCCAGCAAGTGTATGCAGAAAACGGCGACCTGATTGTAACCGGCATGGTCAGCAAAGGAGCAGAACTCATTGCCGACGGCAATATCCATATCTATGGCCCGATGCGGGGGCGTGCATTAGCCGGCGCTGCCGGCAACCGGAAAGCCAGAATCTTCATTCATTCGATGCAGGCCGAACTGGTTTCCGTGGCTGGTATCTACCGCACTTTCGAACAAGACCTGCCACCGCATCTCAACCACAAATCCGTGCAGGTATACCTGCAAGAAGACCGTTTAATCATCAGCGCAATCGACGCAGAATAA
- a CDS encoding glycine zipper 2TM domain-containing protein, translating to MKNTLTKVIAVAVTATLLSACQGMTTTQRNTATGAVIGGVAGNMIGKDTGSTLGGAALGGVIGSQIK from the coding sequence ATGAAAAATACCCTGACTAAAGTAATTGCAGTAGCTGTAACTGCTACATTACTCTCGGCCTGCCAAGGCATGACAACCACTCAACGCAACACAGCTACCGGTGCCGTAATCGGCGGTGTTGCAGGTAACATGATTGGTAAAGATACAGGTTCTACATTGGGTGGAGCTGCATTGGGCGGAGTAATCGGAAGCCAGATTAAATAA
- a CDS encoding pyridoxal phosphate-dependent aminotransferase — MERFPKSHKLDHVCYDIRGPVHKEALRLEEEGHKILKLNIGNPAPFGFEAPDEILVDVIRNLPSSQGYCDSKGLYSARKAIVHYYQTKGLRDITVNDVYIGNGVSELITMAMQALLDAGDEILIPAPDYPLWTAAATLAGGTVRHYLCDEENEWFPDIEDIKSKITPNTKAIVIINPNNPTGAVYSKEILLEIAEIARTHNLLIFADEIYDKILYDGAVHHHIAALAPDLLTVTFNGLSKSYRVAGFRQGWMVLNGPKRQAQGYIEGLDMLASMRLCATTPMQHAIQTALGGYQSINDLVLPGGRLLEQRNKAYEMLVQIPGITCVKPKGAMYLFPKIDTEMYNIHDDMQFVFDLLKQEKVLLVQGTGFNWPKPDHFRVVTLPYVHQLEEAMAKLARFLKHYHQ, encoded by the coding sequence ATGGAACGTTTCCCTAAATCTCATAAGCTTGATCACGTTTGCTACGACATCCGCGGACCGGTGCATAAAGAAGCCCTTCGTCTTGAAGAGGAAGGCCATAAAATCCTGAAGTTGAATATCGGCAACCCGGCACCTTTCGGTTTTGAGGCGCCCGACGAGATTTTGGTGGACGTTATCCGCAATCTGCCTTCTTCGCAAGGTTATTGCGATTCGAAAGGTCTTTATTCTGCTCGAAAAGCCATTGTTCATTATTACCAAACCAAAGGCCTGCGCGATATTACGGTTAATGATGTTTATATCGGAAACGGAGTGTCCGAATTAATCACTATGGCCATGCAGGCGCTTTTGGATGCGGGTGATGAGATCCTCATTCCTGCGCCTGATTATCCTCTTTGGACGGCGGCAGCTACTTTGGCCGGCGGCACGGTGCGCCATTATTTGTGTGATGAAGAAAATGAATGGTTTCCTGATATTGAGGATATCAAATCAAAGATTACGCCGAATACCAAAGCCATTGTTATTATCAATCCGAACAATCCTACCGGCGCGGTGTACAGCAAAGAAATCCTGCTGGAAATTGCAGAAATTGCCCGCACCCACAATCTGTTGATTTTTGCGGATGAAATTTACGACAAAATTCTGTACGACGGTGCAGTGCACCATCATATTGCCGCGCTGGCTCCCGATTTGCTGACCGTTACATTTAACGGGCTTTCCAAATCTTATCGTGTGGCCGGTTTCCGCCAAGGTTGGATGGTGCTCAATGGTCCCAAAAGGCAAGCACAAGGCTATATTGAAGGGTTGGATATGCTTGCGTCTATGCGGTTGTGCGCCACGACGCCGATGCAGCACGCTATTCAAACGGCATTGGGCGGTTATCAAAGCATCAATGATTTGGTGCTTCCCGGAGGGAGGTTGTTGGAGCAGCGGAATAAAGCTTATGAAATGTTGGTGCAAATTCCCGGCATTACATGCGTAAAACCGAAAGGAGCGATGTATCTTTTTCCGAAAATTGACACGGAAATGTATAACATTCACGATGATATGCAGTTTGTGTTTGATTTGCTTAAGCAGGAAAAAGTATTACTGGTGCAGGGCACCGGATTCAATTGGCCTAAGCCGGATCATTTCCGCGTGGTAACTTTGCCTTATGTGCATCAACTGGAAGAGGCAATGGCCAAACTTGCAAGATTCTTAAAGCATTACCACCAATAA